One Triticum dicoccoides isolate Atlit2015 ecotype Zavitan chromosome 4B, WEW_v2.0, whole genome shotgun sequence genomic window carries:
- the LOC119292688 gene encoding transcription repressor OFP17-like, whose product MTTSSRSSHHPSCMTRRLLTPCNKRALARLFRIPASAALSIRAFRFRNLRKSTAKISPRHRRRAGRGFRSVRAVFWPLIPPSSTPATSTESHTTRRVVAAAVPEVPVPSPETPAYVKMVARLRSRTTARIGEEKEEACRSFESCLMEILTEEDKARDLQDVEELLPCWERLKSPVFVDLVCRFYGDLCKDSFSSAAWGEDGGNTDRDVGPVSMSAALLV is encoded by the coding sequence ATGACAACCTCGTCTCGATCGTCTCATCATCCCTCCTGCATGACGCGCCGCCTTCTGACACCATGCAACAAGCGAGCCCTCGCGCGGCTCTTCCGCatcccggcctccgccgccctctctATCAGGGCCTTCCGGTTCCGCAATCtccgcaagtccaccgccaagataAGCCCCCGCCACCGGCGCCGTGCCGGCCGAGGCTTCCGGTCGGTCCGCGCGGTGTTCTGGCCGTTAATCCCTCCGTCTTCCACGCCGGCAACCTCGACAGAGAGCCATACCACACGCAGGGTAGTTGCTGCGGCGGTACCAGAGGTGCCGGTGCCGTCGCCAGAGACGCCTGCGTATGTGAAGATGGTGGCGCGGCTGCGGTCGAGGACGACCGCGCGAATTGGAGAGGAGAAAGAGGAGGCATGCCGGAGTTTTGAGAGCTGCCTGATGGAGATTTTGACGGAGGAAGACAAAGCGCGGGACCTGCAGGACGTGGAGGAACTCCTACCGTGCTGGGAACGGCTCAAGTCGCCGGTGTTCGTTGATCTGGTCTGCCGGTTCTACGGCGATCTGTGCAAGGACTCGTTCTCCTCCGCCGCTTGGGGTGAGGACGGCGGAAACACTGACCGGGACGTGGGACCAGTTTCCATGTCGGCTGCTTTACTAGTGTAA